The following proteins are encoded in a genomic region of Mycobacterium sp. 155:
- a CDS encoding membrane protein has product MTTAASQRTAAARTARRLAVMLLGMGTLHFVTPKPFDTIIPAELPGPARFYTYASGAGELATGALLAAPRTRRLGALAAATLFIAVFPGNVNMVRLWWGKPWPMRIVAIARLPLQIPLVTTALKVYRSS; this is encoded by the coding sequence ATGACCACCGCCGCGTCTCAGCGAACCGCCGCCGCCCGCACCGCCCGGCGGCTCGCCGTCATGCTGCTCGGCATGGGCACATTGCATTTCGTTACGCCCAAACCGTTCGACACGATCATCCCGGCAGAGCTGCCCGGCCCCGCCCGCTTTTACACCTACGCCTCCGGCGCCGGCGAATTGGCTACCGGCGCATTGTTGGCGGCTCCACGCACCCGGCGGCTCGGCGCACTGGCCGCAGCGACCCTGTTCATCGCGGTGTTCCCGGGCAACGTCAATATGGTGCGGCTGTGGTGGGGCAAGCCGTGGCCGATGCGCATCGTCGCGATCGCTCGCCTGCCGCTGCAGATCCCGTTGGTGACCACGGCGCTCAAGGTGTACCGCAGCTCCTGA
- a CDS encoding VIT family protein — protein MPSPTHPAEPHVGSVSSKLNWLRAGVLGANDGIVSTAGIVVGVAAATADRGPILTAGVAGLAAGAVSMALGEYVSVSTQRDTERALLSKERRELRTDPAAELDELAELYEAKGLSPVTARTVAEELTDHDAFAAHAEVELGIDPNELTNPWQAASSSALSFTVGALLPLAAVLLPPATWRVPVTVVAVLLALMLTGTVSAGLGGAPKGRAVLRNMIGGGLALAITYAIGRLVGAAIT, from the coding sequence GTGCCGAGCCCCACACACCCGGCCGAACCGCACGTCGGATCGGTCTCCTCGAAGCTGAACTGGCTACGCGCCGGCGTGCTGGGCGCCAACGACGGAATCGTCTCCACTGCAGGCATCGTCGTCGGCGTGGCCGCTGCGACCGCGGACCGCGGACCCATCCTGACCGCCGGCGTCGCCGGCCTGGCGGCCGGTGCGGTGTCCATGGCGTTGGGTGAATACGTCTCGGTGAGCACGCAACGGGACACCGAACGAGCGCTGCTGAGCAAAGAACGGCGCGAGTTACGTACCGATCCCGCAGCAGAATTGGACGAGCTCGCCGAACTCTATGAAGCCAAGGGGTTGTCGCCCGTCACTGCGCGCACCGTGGCCGAGGAACTCACCGACCATGACGCCTTCGCCGCACATGCCGAGGTCGAACTGGGTATCGATCCGAACGAACTGACCAACCCGTGGCAGGCCGCGTCGTCGTCGGCTCTGTCGTTCACCGTCGGTGCGCTGTTGCCGTTGGCCGCAGTTCTGTTGCCACCGGCGACGTGGCGGGTCCCGGTCACCGTTGTCGCGGTGCTACTGGCCCTGATGCTCACCGGGACGGTGTCGGCTGGTTTGGGTGGTGCGCCTAAGGGCCGTGCAGTGCTGAGAAACATGATCGGTGGTGGCCTGGCGTTGGCGATCACCTATGCGATCGGCCGTTTGGTCGGCGCCGCGATCACGTGA
- a CDS encoding DUF2231 domain-containing protein has product MTVINGLPAHVLFVHAIVILAPLTAVMEIICALWPGARRGQLIWVTLALAVATAVLTPITIQAGNWLYDLRRNPDAILQEHAELGDTMIYFSVALLVVALALVALRYAERRDNTRRVLYNAIVAVVAVLIGVASMVQVYRIGDAGAQSVWSNEIANLTSANKG; this is encoded by the coding sequence ATGACAGTCATCAACGGCCTGCCCGCCCACGTTTTGTTCGTGCACGCCATCGTCATACTCGCGCCGCTGACCGCGGTAATGGAGATCATCTGCGCGCTCTGGCCGGGCGCCCGTAGGGGGCAGCTGATCTGGGTCACCCTTGCTCTTGCCGTCGCCACAGCGGTTTTGACCCCCATCACGATCCAGGCCGGCAACTGGCTGTACGACCTGCGCCGCAACCCCGACGCCATCCTGCAGGAGCACGCCGAGCTCGGCGACACCATGATCTATTTCTCGGTGGCATTGCTGGTCGTCGCTCTGGCCCTGGTGGCGCTGCGGTACGCCGAGCGGCGCGACAACACCCGCCGGGTGCTGTACAACGCCATCGTCGCGGTGGTGGCGGTGCTGATCGGGGTCGCCTCGATGGTGCAGGTCTATCGCATCGGAGACGCCGGGGCCCAGTCCGTGTGGAGTAATGAGATCGCCAATCTGACCTCGGCCAACAAGGGCTAG